The Cyanobacteria bacterium GSL.Bin1 DNA segment TCGGTTCCGATCTCGAACACTATATTCGCCATCTCCTTGTTAGCAGCGAAATTAGTTATAACCTAAATAGTCGTGTTCTTAACTACAGCATGGGGGTACCAAAAGTAGAAAGCCCAGATTCGGAGGAAAAATATAAAATCGAGTCTTGATCCAGTTTTCTGCTCGTACTTTTTATTTCCACGAAGGACACATCTGCGCTCTTTCCTTCCTGCTTTCTTAATTAACCAAACCTCTCAGCAGAGCAAAAAGCGCAATTCTCTCTGTCCTCAGTTCTCCCGTCCAATATTTCTTCTCATGGCATAGGAGAGTTTGGTTAATGGACGAAGCTCAAAAAATTCTGCGTTGTTCGCTCAAGTACTGTCAAACTGAAAATTTTCTGAGCAGTCAGTTTTGCTCTCGCTGCGGTAGCCCCCTCATCAAACGGTATCTTTGGGTGCTGGGAACAACGTTTGGCAAGGAACAGCTTCAGCAATTAGTGGCGAACCGGTATTTGGTCATCAGTGAGAAACTCGTCCTTGACACCCAGCCCGGAATCCCACCTTACTTTCCAGAAGAGATCCCACCCTGGCTGCAACCTTACTTAAAGCTCAGTCCTTATCGGCTTCATGTTCCGAAAGTTTATGGGCAAATTCCCCATCAAGCGTTAGCTCACTCTGACTCATCAGGAAAGGAACATTCCACAGAATCTGATATTTGGCTACTCGAATATGAAAACTTTTCTTCTGTGGTCCAGCAACAATTAGCGACAGGAGAATTTTTGTCCCCTCTCGATGCCGTGTGGTCTTCGGCAAGGGGAACGCGTCAACTCAACTGGCTGTTGCAAATTAGTCAACTGTGGCAACCCCTGCAAGTGCAAGGTGTTGCCAAAACTTTAATCACTCCTGAGTGTTTGCGCGTCAATGGTGCTGTGGTTCAGCTGCAAGAATTATCTGCTGATCAAGAAACCATTACCTTAAAAGATTTAGGAAAACTATGGTCAACCTGGCTAGAAGCAGCAGATAAGAGGATTCACCCTTTTTTGGCAGACATTTGTCAGCGTTTGCAACGTAAGGAATTACGGAGTAGCGAGGAATTAACACGGTTGCTAGAAGAGAGTTTAGGCAAAGTAGCGCGATCGCAGTCAAGATCTTATCAGATTGCAACAACGACTGATTCGGGTCCCACTCGCTCTCATAACGAAGATGCCTACTATCAACAAAATAATATGCAAGACTCGACTCCCACTCATCAAGCCTTAGCGATAGTATGCGATGGCGTGGGGGGACATCAAGGGGGAGAAGTTGCTTCTCACTTAGCCATTGATCAATTACGCCAAGAAGTCCAAAAATTATCAGAACTCTCATCAGACAGTCGTCTCTTAACCGAACAAATTGAAGAAGCAGTGAGTACCGTTAACAACCTGATTTGTGAGGAAAATGATGCTGACCATCGGAAAGCGCAAGCACGGATGGGCACCACCCTGGTGATGGCATTAGCGCACGATCATGAAATGTATGTCACTCATGTCGGGGATTCTCGCGTTTATTGGATTACCGCTTATGGCTGCTATCAGCTTACCTTAGATGATGATCTCGCTTCGCGTCAAACCCGTTTGGGTCATCTGTTATATCGGGAAGCTTTACAACAACCCGCTGCCGGAAGTTTAATTCAGGCTTTGGGCATGAGTCCTTCTCAACTCTTACATCCGACGACGCAACGGTTAGTCATTGATGAAGATTGTGTTTTCTTACTGTGTTCGGATGGACTCAGTGATAACGACTTAGTTGAACAATATTGGGAACAGGAAATTCTACCGGTTTTAGAAGCGGGAAAAGATCTTGATATGGTAGCGCAACAACTCATTGCCTTAGCAAATCATTTGAATGGCCATGATAATGTCACAGTGTCCTTACTCAAATGTAGTGTTGTACAGGATCAAGACCCAACCTCCTTAGCAGCAGATCTTACCCTATCTCCCCCGACCGAACCGAGTGAGAGGAAAGGTTCTAATGTTGATAAAAAAGAGGCCAACGCTTCTCGGGAAGTTGTTTTATTGTTGCTTATTTTAGGAGTTGTCATTGGAGGCGTTGGTATTGCTTATTGGTTTTTCCCAGCCGTGCAAGACCCCTTAGATAATGTTCAGGAACAGTTAAGCCCTGAACCAAGCCGGGACCCCTCTGGATTGCCTTCTTCGGAGTAGGGGAGGGGCAGAGTAACGAGTTACCAATTTATTTCTAAAACCCAGTCACACTCTACGGTTGCCTGTTGCCTGTTCCCGATCGCGCAGCGCTATACATACTACGGCAAGGGTAATAACTGGTAACTACTTTA contains these protein-coding regions:
- a CDS encoding SpoIIE family protein phosphatase: MDEAQKILRCSLKYCQTENFLSSQFCSRCGSPLIKRYLWVLGTTFGKEQLQQLVANRYLVISEKLVLDTQPGIPPYFPEEIPPWLQPYLKLSPYRLHVPKVYGQIPHQALAHSDSSGKEHSTESDIWLLEYENFSSVVQQQLATGEFLSPLDAVWSSARGTRQLNWLLQISQLWQPLQVQGVAKTLITPECLRVNGAVVQLQELSADQETITLKDLGKLWSTWLEAADKRIHPFLADICQRLQRKELRSSEELTRLLEESLGKVARSQSRSYQIATTTDSGPTRSHNEDAYYQQNNMQDSTPTHQALAIVCDGVGGHQGGEVASHLAIDQLRQEVQKLSELSSDSRLLTEQIEEAVSTVNNLICEENDADHRKAQARMGTTLVMALAHDHEMYVTHVGDSRVYWITAYGCYQLTLDDDLASRQTRLGHLLYREALQQPAAGSLIQALGMSPSQLLHPTTQRLVIDEDCVFLLCSDGLSDNDLVEQYWEQEILPVLEAGKDLDMVAQQLIALANHLNGHDNVTVSLLKCSVVQDQDPTSLAADLTLSPPTEPSERKGSNVDKKEANASREVVLLLLILGVVIGGVGIAYWFFPAVQDPLDNVQEQLSPEPSRDPSGLPSSE